The Candidatus Saccharimonadales bacterium DNA segment ATCGATCTCGACACCGCGCGTTATCGAGCCGTCAATCGCGACCGCCGGCGCTTAGACGACCGTTATTCGCCGGGCCTGAGTCCAACCTCTTTCGAGCGATTAGCCAACTCCGTCGGCCCCCTAAATCTCGACCGTGAATCCTGCCAGGTAATTAGCGGAAAACATGCATTTGCCCAGCAGGCCCGCATTGTCGAGTTGAGACTAAACAAATTAGGTCTAATTGACGCCAATCCCATCGCTAAAGGTCGGGTTGACTTCAGCCGCCGCTTGTCCGGCCAAAGAAATGAGACTGTCCGGTAACTCGCTGACCGGCTTCGAGCTGACCCGCGGCCGGACTTCCCGGATTAGCTTACGTGTAAAACCGGACTTAACTCTGCTCGTCAGGGCGCCTAGGCTGACTCCGGCCAGCGTGATAGATCGGTTTGTCAAAACCAAAGCCCAGTGGATAAGCCAACAGCGACGGAAGCATAGCCAACTTTATGACTTTGCCCTCAACCCGATTCATCCAAACATCCCGATCAGTTATCGCTACGGACCGCTTAAGGCCGTAAGTATAGGTGGCGATATTAGCCTCAGCCTACCAACAGGCAGTGAGTATTGGCCAGGCTATCTCGCCGCCAGAACGTTGATAAAAACCAGCCTGCTTAAGCTGGCTCAAGATCAGCTGCCCCTGCGGCTAAATGCTCTGGCGACTGAATTCAAGCTCGACCAGCCAAGGGAGATTCAAATTAAGTTCATGCGCTCGCGGTGGGGCAGTTGTACGGCCGCCGGTACAATCAGCTTGAATTCACAGCTTGTCCGGCTGCCTTTAGGGCTAATCGATTATGTTATTTGTCACGAACTAACCCATCTGGTTGCAGCCAACCACGGGGCAGGGTTTCATCACCAGCTAGAGTCAATCATGCCCGACGCTGCC contains these protein-coding regions:
- a CDS encoding SprT family zinc-dependent metalloprotease — translated: MTPIPSLKVGLTSAAACPAKEMRLSGNSLTGFELTRGRTSRISLRVKPDLTLLVRAPRLTPASVIDRFVKTKAQWISQQRRKHSQLYDFALNPIHPNIPISYRYGPLKAVSIGGDISLSLPTGSEYWPGYLAARTLIKTSLLKLAQDQLPLRLNALATEFKLDQPREIQIKFMRSRWGSCTAAGTISLNSQLVRLPLGLIDYVICHELTHLVAANHGAGFHHQLESIMPDAASRRRQLRRWHLYY